The sequence GCCGGCACGATGATCCGCTTCTGCTCCGCCACCACGCGGCGCAGCAGCCGGCAAAGGTTCGCCATGGCATCGGCGCGCGGCAGGCGGATACGATCGCCATAGGTCGATTCGAGAAAGACCATGTCGGCGCGCGGCGGTGTCTGTGCGTCCTGCAGGATCGGTTGATCGCGACCACCGAGATCGCCCGAGAAGACCAGGGTCAGCGGCTCGGCGTCTGCCCGCGCGATCCGCAGCTCCGCCGAGGACGAACCCAGGATGTGTCCGGCATCGAAGAGCCGAAGCATCACGCCGGGGGCAATCTCGCGCCAGCTGCCATAGTCGAGTTCGCGCCCCTGGTGCAGCACCCGGGCCACGTCTTGCGCGATGTAGAGCGGCGTGCGCTCGCGCCGGCCCGCGCGCCGCAATTTGCGGTTGGCGCGCGCCGTATCCTCTTCGGCGATGCGCGCCACGTCGAGCATGGTCATCTCCGCCAGCTCCAGCGTGGCCGGCGTGGCAAAGACCGGCGCGCGGCAACCCTGCGCCATCAGGAGCGGCAGCCGCCCGCAGTGGTCCACATGGGCATGCGTGAGCACGATCGCGTCCAATGCGCGGGCTTCCACCGGCGCGATGACCCGGTTGCGCCCCTCAGCGTCGAGGCCGCCCTGGAACAGCCCGAAATCCACCAGCACGCGCGCCGCCCCGGTCTCGACCAGGTAACCCGAACCGGTGACTTCGCCTGCCGCGCCTGCGAACCGCACCGTGACCATGGATTCCTCCCGTTCAGCCCAAGGGCCTGTTCTCGTTCACGCCGCCGGAGCGCGTTGCGTGTCCTGGCCTCGCGGACAAGGCGTGCGACGCCGGCAAGGACGGTGTCCTTGCCAAGGAGCGCAACACAGATCCGCGGGGCCAGGACGCGCAACCCTTCGGGCTCGGAGAATTCGCCCCCATTGCTGCGTTGTGGCTTGTCGCAAGGGGGCCCACCCTTGCTTCCTC is a genomic window of Niveibacterium sp. SC-1 containing:
- a CDS encoding MBL fold metallo-hydrolase, which produces MVTVRFAGAAGEVTGSGYLVETGAARVLVDFGLFQGGLDAEGRNRVIAPVEARALDAIVLTHAHVDHCGRLPLLMAQGCRAPVFATPATLELAEMTMLDVARIAEEDTARANRKLRRAGRRERTPLYIAQDVARVLHQGRELDYGSWREIAPGVMLRLFDAGHILGSSSAELRIARADAEPLTLVFSGDLGGRDQPILQDAQTPPRADMVFLESTYGDRIRLPRADAMANLCRLLRRVVAEQKRIIVPAFAVGRTQALLFELAHVFREGLVPEFDVYLDSPLAARASAIYARHAELYDAEARRIGRASQVPRSLHVVESAEASRRLNAGDEFCMIVAASGMCEGGRILHHLRHNLWRENVMVLLPGYMAAGTLGRRLAEGAREVEVFGEPVAVRAEVHRVEGFSAHADQEGLLDWLAPLANPSLRVVLTHGEEPAREALAARIVERHGLLAERPRPGEFVTI